A DNA window from Ornithodoros turicata isolate Travis chromosome 10, ASM3712646v1, whole genome shotgun sequence contains the following coding sequences:
- the LOC135371192 gene encoding ATP-binding cassette sub-family F member 3-like, which yields MEAVEDVLIGAFPNIDEELFDYLEGVLDGGKDDFVTPDDIYDAVGDMLHEISEDSKDEGEIRDICSRLLEVMKGETGAINGDGNVSCAKVLSAPVQLKMMAQDYEDKSAEVTSIWVKQRDNTLQVDQKKLEKAEARLRQKQEKREGVEKPSAPPQPVLKAATASQAVSKREARLESKGGSRVQDIRIENFDIAFGEKSLLCGADLTLCYGRRYGLVGRNGIGKTTLLRMLSSGQLKIPSHISILHVEQEVVGDDTTALDSVLSCDEKRQRLLDEEKRLTALAAKECENEDHNISEQLSQVYAELQHIEADRAPAKASVILAGLGFTPAMQQKKTREFSGGWRMRIALARALFTKPDLLLLDEPTNMLDMKAIIWLETYLQEWQSTLLVVSHDRLFLDSVPTDILHFHSQRIDSYRGNYENFVKVMTEKLKNQQREYEAQQQYRAHVQTFIDRFRYNANRAALVQSKIKMLEKLPELKPVEKEAVVTLRFPDPEPLFPPILQLDEVTFSYSSGHNILEGVNLSANMQSRICIVGDNGSGKTTLLKILTGELNPTSGIRHVHRNLVIGYFTQHHVDQLELGVCSLEFMARRFPGKSAEYYRQQLGSFGVTGDLALQSIGSLSGGQKSRVAFAIMSMLRPHFLILDEPTNHLDIETIEALGHSLNTFQGGVVLVSHDERLIQLVCQELWVCGNKNVCSIEGGFPQYRKLVEEELESQGR from the exons ATGGAAGCAGTCGAAGATGTCCTCATAGGCGCTTTTCCTAATATTGACGAAGAATTGTTTGATTATCTTGAAG GAGTCTTAGATGGTGGAAAAGACGATTTCGTGACACCGGATGACATCTATGACGCCGTAGGTGACATGCTTCATGAAATATCTGAGGACTCGAAGGATGAAGGTGAAATACGAGACATATGCTCAAGGTTACTGGAAGTAATGAAAGG TGAAACGGGTGCTATAAACGGAGACGGCAATGTCTCCTGCGCAAAGGTACTCAGTGCACCGGTACAACTGAAGATGATGGCACAAGATTATGAAGACAAGTCTGCAGAAGTTACTAGTATATGGGTGAAGCAAAGAGACAACACACTG CAAGTTGACCAAAAGAAACTGGAAAAGGCGGAAGCAAGATTACGGCAAAAGCAGGAGAAGAGAGAGGGCGTTGAGAAGCCTTCTGCACCTCC CCAACCTGTTCTGAAAGCAGCGACGGCAAGCCAGGCTGTCAGCAAGAGAGAAGCGAGGCTCGAAAGCAAGGGTGGAAGCAGAGTGCAGGACATCCGCATAGAAAACTTTGACATCGCCTTCGGAGAAAA ATCACTCCTGTGTGGAGCTGACTTGACGCTTTGTTATGGGCGACGATACGGCCTGGTTGGAAGGAATGGCATTGGGAAAACTACGCTTCTTCGGATGCTTTCAAG TGGGCAGCTCAAGATCCCATCACATATTTCCATTCTGCACGTCGAGCAGGAGGTTGTTGGTGATGATACGACAGCTTTGGATAGTGTCCTGTCCTGTGACGAGAAGCGTCAACGGTTGCTCGATGAGGAGAAGAGACTTACAGCACTGGCTGCCAAAGA GTGTGAAAACGAAGACCACAACATAAGCGAACAGTTGTCTCAGGTGTATGCAGAGCTGCAGCATATTGAAGCTGATCGTGCTCCTGCTAAAGCTTCAGTTATTCTGGCTGGTCTTGGGTTTACTCCAGCTAtgcaacaaaagaaaacaag GGAGTTTTCCGGAGGATGGAGGATGCGTATTGCGCTTGCAAGAGCTCTCTTCACAAA ACCCGATCTGCTTTTACTCGACG AGCCAACAAACATGTTAGACATGAAGGCGATTATCTGGTTGGAAACATATCTTCAG GAGTGGCAATCAACACTCCTAGTAGTATCGCACGACAGGCTATTTCTTGACTCTGTGCCAACGGATATTTTGCACTTTCACTCGCAAAGAATAGACAGTTACCGCGGAAACTATGAGAATTTTGTGAAGGTCATGACAGAGAAACTGAAAAACCAGCAGCGAGAGTACGAAGCTCAGCAGCAATATAGGGCACATGTTCAA ACTTTCATCGACAGGTTTAGGTACAATGCAAACCGTGCTGCACTAGTACAGAGTAAAATAAAGATGCTAGAGAAGCT ACCTGAACTGAAGCCAGTCGAGAAAGAAGCTGTAGTCACACTGCGGTTTCCAGATCCAGAGCCTCTGTTCCCCCCAATTCTACAGCTGGACGAAGTTACTTTTTCTTACTCGTCAGGCCACAATATTCTGGAAGGAGTGAACCTGTCTGCCAACATGCAGTCTAGAATATGTATC GTTGGTGACAACGGTTCTGGGAAAACTACCCTACTCAAAATTCTCACTGGCGAACTTAATCCGACTTCCGGCATTCGTCATGTACATAGGAATCTCGTCATTGGCTATTTTACTCAGCATCACGTCGACCAATTGGAGCTAGGAGTGTGTTCGCTAGAGTTTATGGCAAGGCGATTTCCAG GAAAGTCAGCAGAGTACTATCGTCAGCAACTAGGTTCTTTTGGAGTTACTGGAGACCTGGCATTACAGTCCATTGGAAGTTTGTCAGGGGGGCAGAAAAGCAGGGTAGCCTTTGCTATTATGTCCATGTTGCG GCCTCATTTCCTCATCTTGGATGAGCCTACAAACCATTTGGATATTGAAACCATAGAAGCACTTGGGCATTCTTTAAATACATTTCAG GGAGGTGTAGTGCTTGTGTCTCACGACGAGCGTCTCATTCAGCTGGTGTGCCAAGAGCTCTGGGTGTGTGGCAACAAAAACGTGTGCAGTATTGAAGGAGGATTCCCACAGTACCGAAAGCTGGTCGAAGAGGAGCTGGAATCCCAGGGTCGATAG
- the LOC135371194 gene encoding exocyst complex component 8-like: protein MAEYSAVGDKFTSPGFSPTKYVQDLVQNSRNIDSVLEEKQRITNLADETNNLLKKNVYKNYMQFIETAKEISYLESEMYQLSHMLTEQQNVMQSLSKLSVTDSKGSDSGEHANEKKEEDPRKNLSTLLEQVEGCTHLLDVKERYLIRSGEVTELDQDLNASKKIYVVLLTDSLVLADWLPNRRGPVQYRFQTSYELDNLAVVNMKEDRQTKNCFKILMFPHTRLFQCESAVEKRMWMEVIEQAKQTKLAAKMLKRESALLDPKGSFLRDETNPFDEEDGEDMYNNEGEAGIPEWLVELPENLDVCVAERDFEAAVALVLKTREYLHPNAKALEEMKPRIDQRVKNLVDVLTTELHVSPGRSLQGGPRAARRAVGLLMRLGKSSQACELFLKHRSAVLKYTMRQQKMEGATAPYVRRLCELFFSSMMDTGREFSQAFGNSNSCASALVVWCKEQLQAFVKQFSNHVFTTQVPLPVATECILIIRTHCEKLWKIGLDLCFVLEKLLKDDVERIITDSRDKALEAIKLRAAEDRWRPQNLQNKAGIQKLADDMLNLGVTNINDYTYDDVWVSLTSNTIAFCKTFLNLLDDLYKLYTPTTRTLISDSIIVTFKAQLRHVDASLANKNFRSSVTLIQKNASFLLDVLLPISEQRCNVKISQPLTFWTELRQEFASCAGEKPSARGISKYSATAYL, encoded by the exons ATGGCTGAATATTCTGCAGTCGGTGACAAATTTACTTCACCGGGATTCAGCCCTACAAAAT ATGTACAAGACTTAGTGCAAAACTCAAGGAACATCGACAGTGTCCTTGAAGAAAAACAACGAATAACTAACCTTGCTGACGAAACGAATAATCTTCTCAAGAAAAATGTCTACAAAAACTACATGCAGTTCATCGAAACAGCAAAAGAAATTTCCT ATTTGGAAAGTGAAATGTACCAACTCAGCCACATGCTCACAGAGCAACAAAATGTTATGCAGTCGCTCTCGAAGCTGTCAGTGACAGATAGCAAAG GATCCGACAGTGGTGAACATGCAAATGAGAAAAAGGAGGAAGATCCTCGGAAAAACCTTTCAACGTTGCTGGAACAAGTTGAAGGATGTACT CACTTGTTGGACGTGAAGGAGAGATACCTGATTCGTAGTGGGGAAGTTACCGAACTGGATCAAGATTTAAATGCATCAAAGAAGATATATGTTGTTCTTCTCACGGATTCCCTTGTACTTGCTGACTGGTTGCCAAATAG ACGCGGCCCCGTGCAGTACCGGTTTCAGACATCTTACGAGCTTGACAACCTCGCTGTGGTCAACATGAAAGAAGACCGCC AGACAAAGAATTGCTTCAAAATACTTATGTTCCCACACACACGTCTATTTCAGTGTGAAAGTGCAGTTGAAAAG AGAATGTGGATGGAAGTTATTGAACAGGCAAAGCAAACCAAGCTAGCTGCAAAAATGCTGAAAAGGGAATCTGCACTTTTGGACCCAAAAGGAAGCTTCCTCAGGGATGAAACGAATC CATTTGATGAAGAGGATGGTGAAGACATGTATAACAATGAAGGTGAGGCTGGTATACCAGAGTGGTTGGTGGAACTTCCCGAAAACCTAGATGTGTGTGTGGCCGAGAGGGACTTCGAGGCAGCCGTTGCCCTGGTGCTTAAAACCAGAGAGTACTTGCATCCCAATGCGAAAGCACTCGAAGAAATGAA ACCCCGCATTGACCAGAGAGTGAAGAACTTGGTAGATGTCCTCACTACAGAACTTCACGTGTCCCCCGGGAGGTCACTGCAGGGAGGCCCACGTGCTGCACGGAGAGCTGTTGGACTCCTCATGCGACTGGGCAAGTCTTCCCAG GCGTGCGAACTGTTCCTCAAGCATCGCAGCGCCGTCTTGAAATATACTATGCGACAGCAGAAGATGGAAGGGGCCACAGCCCCGTATGTTCGAAGACTGTGTGAACTGTTCTTCAGCAGCATGATGGACACAGGCAGAGAATTCAGTCAGGCCTTTGGAAACAGCAATAGTTGTGCTTCTG CACTTGTGGTCTGGTGCAAGGAGCAACTGCAAGCTTTCGTGAAGCAGTTCTCAAATCACGTGTTCACAACGCAAGTGCCACTTCCAGTTGCAACCGAGTGCATTCTGATTATCAGGACTCATTGTGAAAAG CTATGGAAAATTGGGCTGGATCTGTGCTTTGTCCTGGAGAAACTTCTGAAGGATGATGTAGAGCGCATCATCACAGACTCCAGAGACAAGGCCCTGGAAGCCATCAAACTGCGAGCGGCTGAAGACAGGTGGCGTCCACAGAACCTCCAGAACAAGGCTGGAATTCAGAAATTGGCAGATGACATGCTGAACCTTGGGGTCACCAATATAAATGACTACACGTATG ATGATGTTTGGGTATCTCTAACATCAAACACCATAGCCTTCTGCAAAACATTCCTGAATCTACTGGACGACTTGTACAAGCTCTACACACCGACAACGAGAACACTGATTTCAGATTCCATCATCGTAACATTTAAAGCTCAGCTTCGTCACGTCGATGCCTCCCTCGCAAACAAGAACTTCAGGAGCTCG GTTACACTAATACAGAAGAATGCATCGTTCTTACTCGACGTCCTCTTACCGATTTCTGAGCAGAGATGCAACGTAAAAATCAGCCAGCCACTGACTTTCTGGACAGAACTAAGACAAGAATTTGCATCCTGTGCGGGCGAGAAACCCAGTGCCAGAGGCATTTCAAAGTACTCAGCAACTGCTTATCTATAA
- the LOC135371197 gene encoding phosphoinositide 3-kinase regulatory subunit 4-like, with protein MGNQLAGIAPSQIYPVEHYLTDLPEFTFEKNLGSTRFFKVAKVRHKEGLAIVKVFAIHDPSLPLGTHKGALENIKQVLANVPNTLPFQRAVETDKAGIVIRQYIKDNLYDRISTRPFLNPIEKRWIAFQLFHALALSHQHGVCHGDIKLENIMITGWNWVLLTDFASFKPTYLPEDNPADFSYFFDTSRRRTCYIAPERFVKTLNPDSSHFLPEECIGTGDLTQAMDIFSLGCVLTELFTEGHPPFDFSQLLSYRSGEYTPWKILDKIEDVHCKELIKHMLQKDPALRLSAEEYLEQQRDKFFPQYFYTFLRDYIKEFASSHLSPDEKVAKLRQDIHGILYSLVTAKLPKRADPVVDCEGDRNGTRPAVSSDGLLIVVALLTSCLRALKHCSAKLQALELIQELTPYLSCDIILDRLLPYMLYLVNDRYQRVRAVAIETLVSALTRVQNVPRSDANIFPEYILPNLAHVALDSAVLVRVALAENIAILAETARRFLEIASQHDIASPNTAAIEANAQFHQASYESELQILHETIQQVVSALMSDSSNIVKQVLLEKGLTRLCVFFERQKANDVLLSHMITFLNDKEDRHLRGSFFDSIVGVAAYVGWQCAPILKPLLLQGLSDTEELVISKTLRAMTELTEKGLFRKQMLYELTSETVALIFHPNRWIRQYTVGFICAVTRCLSLADIQCKLKPMLQPFLKHPVVEVDKEVVLLSLTCAPLPRPVFDYLIKFSHLQSLLESLCERQILRSIVRPGHLPSYSETDHTLKSAYRRLQSDGMTENMEDKILAMKDHLIKIQKYKRSLPQSRNQDMKDCNGEIDVEKLQTLLEMRRTDLLALKIGEKPPDILPDPRSSKRKGVILESPQVTMNEEWQHMFGTVEVKSSSPHKQSPAGDTNLATDLHVSGAESAESAAPSENSSPKQPHKNFHGIAVDTGHCNSCQLEFEMLLDKKCHNFARVRAIQAATRDAGTDQKAPSAMWRPHGTLVGHMHEHKGAVYRLQVIPNSSLFASCSADTTVKIWDWGKLEKKNIANRSRQTYTQLEGQITSMTVCQGMQSLAVASDLGTMHVLRVEPNSNKSSVLRTRYLDPHEEGCVVDLHHFDTGLQSVLAYATVYGSITGWDLRSPSTAWNLEHDLTLGVITSFCVDPNHCWLVCGTSSGKLICWDMRFQLPIKVISHPTGAQVRRVCLDPWHQSGVWAAVQGNNEVSSWDIETDARLRTLWACSHPPFSETHVSPHSVFSMYISPRDSGNFILTAGSDMRIRYWDMSKPSSSFIVAESALSTHTFLASYRSSLIDGTKVIQENYSTQPKKSSGEDDWKRLTEEETPKRYPEVPREGHHDCISDIAVLHTNRTFIVSASKDGVVKVWK; from the exons ATGGGTAATCAGCTGGCCGGCATAGCCCCTTCGCAAATTTACCCAGTGGAGCATTATCTGACCGATTTACCAGAGTTTACATTTGAAAAGAA TCTTGGAAGCACACGTTTCTTTAAAGTTGCCAAGGTTAGACACAA AGAAGGCCTGGCCATTGTAAAGGTTTTTGCCATTCATGATCCTTCACTCCCACTTGGGACTCACAAGGGAGCACTGGAGA ATATAAAGCAAGTTCTGGCCAATGTACCAAATACTTTACCATTCCAGAGAGCAGTG GAGACTGACAAAGCTGGCATAGTTATACGCCAGTACATCAAGGACAATCTGTATGACAGGATCAGTACACGACCATTTCTCAATCCGATTGAGAAACGTTGGATTGCCTTTCAGCTTTTCCACGCCCTAGCTCTCTCTCATCAACATGGG GTTTGTCATGGCGACATAAAACTCGAAAATATCATGATCACCGGGTGGAACTGGGTGCTGCTGACAGACTTTGCAAGCTTCAAGCCAACATACCTTCCAGAG GACAATCCGGCTGACTTTTCATACTTCTTTGACACATCTCGAAGAAGAACATGCTACATAGCACCAGAGCGCTTTGTGAAAACATTAAATCCAGATTCAAGCCATTTCCTACCAGAGGAGTGCATTGGGACTGGCGATCTTACTCAAGCCATGGATATTTTTTCCTTGGG GTGTGTGCTAACTGAATTGTTCACAGAGGGGCACCCACCCTTTGATTTTTCCCAACTGCTGTCATACCGAAGTGGAGAGTATACCCCTTGGAAGATACTGGACAAGATTGAAGATGTCCACTGTAAG GAGCTAATCAAGCACATGTTGCAAAAGGACCCGGCACTGAGGCTTTCTGCAGAGGAATACCTGGAGCAGCAAAGAGACAAATTTTTTCCACAGTACTTCTATACGTTCCTGCGGGACTACATAAAAGAATTTGCTTCGTCCCACCTGTCGCCAGACGAGAAAGTAGCGAA GCTGAGGCAAGACATCCACGGAATCCTGTACTCTCTCGTCACTGCAAAGCTTCCAAAGCGAGCAGATCCTGTGGTTGACTGTGAAGGCGATCGCAACGGTACACGCCCAGCGGTCAGttcggacgggctcctcatcgTGGTGGCCCTCCTCACCTCGTGCCTTCGTGCTTTGAAGCATTGCTCAGCAAAACTGCAGGCCCTCGAGCTGATCCAAGAGTTGACACCTTACCTCAGTTGCGATATTATCCTGGACCGCTTGCTACCCTACATG CTGTACCTAGTGAATGACAGATATCAGCGCGTCCGAGCAGTGGCAATCGAGACGCTTGTTTCAGCCCTGACGCGTGTTCAAAATGTTCCACGAAG TGATGCAAACATCTTTCCGGAGTACATTCTTCCTAACCTT GCCCACGTTGCTCTGGACAGTGCAGTGCTGGTACGAGTGGCTTTGGCAGAGAATATTGCAATTCTTGCAGAAACTGCAAGACG ATTCCTAGAAATTGCATCGCAGCATGACATTGCCTCTCCAAATACGGCGGCTATTGAAGCAAATGCTCAGTTCCATCAG GCATCGTATGAATCTGAGCTGCAAATACTTCACGAAACAATCCAACAGGTGGTCTCGGCTCTCATGAGTGATTCGAGCAACATAGTGAAGCAGGTACTGCTCGAGAAAGGGCTCACTCGGCTGTGTGTGTTCTTTGAAAGACAAAAAG CTAATGATGTTTTGCTTTCACACATGATCACATTCTTGAATGATAAG gaAGATCGTCATTTAAGGGGATCTTTCTTTGACAGCATTGTTGGAGTTGCTGCATATGTCGGCTGGCAGTGTGCCCCTATTCTGAAGCCCTTACTCTTACAG GGTTTGTCGGACACGGAGGAGCTAGTGATCAGCAAAACCTTGAGGGCCATGACTGAGCTCACGGAAAAGGGGCTTTTTCGAAAGCAAATGCTCTACGAGCTTACTTCCGAGACGGTAGCCCTCATATTTCATCCT AACCGATGGATAAGGCAGTACACTGTAGGATTCATCTGTGCTGTCACTCGCTGCCTATCATTAGCTGACATTCAGTGCAAGTTGAAGCCAATGCTGCAACCATTTCTCAAGCACCCAGTTGTTGAAGTAGATAAAGAG GTTGTCCTCCTCAGCTTAACATGCGCTCCTTTGCCACGTCCCGTGTTTGACTACCTGATCAAGTTTTCACACCTGCAGTCACTACTAGAGAGCCTCTGTGAGAGACAGATTCTGCGTTCTATAGTAAGGCCAGGGCACCTGCCATCATATTCAGAGACAGACCACACACTCAAATCT GCATACCGAAGACTTCAGTCAGATGGAATGACGGAAAATATGGAAGACAAGATCCTT GCTATGAAGGACCATCTAATAAAAATTCAGAAGTACAAGAGAAG CTTACCACAATCAAGAAACCAAGATATGAAGGACTGTAATGGAGAAATTGATGTTGAAAAATTGCAAACTCTGCTAGAGATGAGGCGTACTGATCTGCTAGCTCTAAAGATTGGCGAAAAACCACCCGACATACTTCCTGACCCCAG GAGTTCAAAGAGAAAAGGAGTGATACTGGAATCTCCACAAGTAACAATG AATGAGGAATGGCAGCATATGTTCGGTACTGTAGAAGTGAAGAGCTCCTCACCTCACAAACAGTCACCAGCAGGGGACACAAATTTGGCAACGGACCTACATGTCTCCGGTGCAGAATCTGCAGAGTCTGCAGCTCCTTCCGAAAATTCTTCCCCTAAACAGCCACACAAGAATTTCCATGGCATTGCAGTTGACACAG GGCATTGCAACTCTTGCCAACTGGAATTTGAGATGTTGCTCGACAAAAAATGTCACAACTTTGCCCGAGTGCGTGCAATTCAGGCAGCCACTCGTGATGCCGGCACCGACCAAAAAGCACCCTCGGCTATGTGGCGACCGCACGGCaccttggttggtcacatgcacgAGCACAAGGGAGCTGTGTACAG GTTACAGGTCATACCCAATTCATCCCTGTTTGCATCCTGCTCTGCTGACACCACCGTCAAGATCTGGGACTGGGGAAAGTTGGAGAAGAAAAACATAGCTAACCGCTCGAGGCAAACTTACACGCAGTTAG AGGGTCAAATAACGAGCATGACTGTGTGTCAAGGAATGCAATCATTGGCCGTGGCTTCAGATTTGGGAACGATGCATGTACTTCG TGTTGAGCCTAACAGCAACAAGTCATCAGTGCTGAGGACACGGTACCTTGATCCACACGAAGAAGGCTGTGTTGTAGACCTTCATCACTTTGACACAG GGCTGCAGTCCGTATTGGCATATGCTACAGTGTATGGATCTATCACGGGATGGGATTTACGTTCACCAAGTACCGCATGGAACCTGGAACATGACCTAACCTTGG GTGTCATCACTTCCTTCTGTGTGGATCCCAACCACTGCTGGCTTGTCTGTGGCACGTCAAGTGGAAAATTGATCTGTTGGGACATGAGGTTCCAGCTTCCCATAAAGGTTATAAGTCACCCCACAG GTGCTCAAGTACGACGTGTCTGCCTCGACCCTTGGCACCAGTCGGGGGTGTGGGCTGCAGTGCAAGGAAACAACGAAGTCTCATCGTGGGACATTGAGACTGATGCACGGCTTAGGACACTGTGGGCTTGCAGCCATCCCCCCTTTTCGGAGACCCAC GTATCACCACACTCTGTGTTCAGCATGTACATCAGTCCCAGAGATTCAGGAAATTTCATACTGACTGCCGGATCTGACATGCGCATCAGGTACTGGGACATGAGCAAGCCCTCGTCGTCTTTTATTGTAGCGGAATCTGCTCTCAGCACACACACATTCTTGGCAAGTTACAG ATCTAGCCTGATTGACGGAACCAAGGTCATCCAGGAGAATTACAGTACTCAGCCTAAAAAGTCCTCCGGAGAGGATGACTGGAAGAGGCTCACAGAGGAAGAAACTCCGAAGCGATATCCTGAAGTGCCTCGTGAGGGCCATCATGACTGCATCAGTGATATAGCTGTGCTCCATACCAACCGTACTTTTATCGTTTCTGCTTCCAAGGACGGTGTGGTAAAAGTTTGGAAATAA